Proteins encoded by one window of Microcebus murinus isolate Inina chromosome 2, M.murinus_Inina_mat1.0, whole genome shotgun sequence:
- the RGS4 gene encoding regulator of G-protein signaling 4 isoform X1 has protein sequence MCKGLAGLPASCLRSAKDMKHRLGFLLQKSDSCEHNSSHSKKDKVVICQRVSQEEVKKWAESLENLITHECGLAAFKAFLKSEYSEENIDFWISCEEYKKIKSPSKLSPKAKKIYNEFISVQATKEVNLDSCTREETCRNMLEPTITCFDEAQRKIFNLMEKDSYRRFLKSRFYLDLANPSSCGSEKQKGAKSSADCASLVPQCA, from the exons ATGTGCAAAGGACTTGCAGGACTGCCGGCTTCTTGCTTAAGGAG tGCAAAAGATATGAAACATCGGTTAGGCTTCCTGCTCCAGAAGTCTGATTCCTGCGAACATAATTCTTCCCACAGCAAGAAGGACAAAGTGGTTATTTGCCAGAG AGTGAGCCAAGAGGAAGTCAAGAAATGGGCCGAATCACTGGAAAACCTGATTACCCATGAAT GTGGACTGGCAGCTTTCAAAGCTTTCCTGAAGTCTGAATACAGTGAGGAGAACATTGATTTCTGGATCAGCTGTGAAGAGTACAAGAAAATCAAATCACCATCTAAACTAAGTCCCAAGGCCAAAAAGATATACAATGAATTCATCTCAGTGCAGGCAACCAAAGAG GTGAACTTGGACTCCTGTACCAGGGAGGAGACATGCAGGAACATGCTGGAGCCCACAATAACCTGCTTCGATGAAGCTCAGAGGAAGATTTTCAACCTAATGGAGAAGGATTCATACCGCCGCTTCCTCAAGTCACGATTCTATCTTGACCTGGCCAACCCTTCCAGCTGTGGGtcagagaagcagaaaggagCCAAGAGTTCTGCAGACTGTGCTTCCCTGGTCCCCCAGTGTGCATAA
- the RGS4 gene encoding regulator of G-protein signaling 4 isoform X2: MCKGLAGLPASCLRSAKDMKHRLGFLLQKSDSCEHNSSHSKKDKVVICQRVSQEEVKKWAESLENLITHECELGLLYQGGDMQEHAGAHNNLLR, from the exons ATGTGCAAAGGACTTGCAGGACTGCCGGCTTCTTGCTTAAGGAG tGCAAAAGATATGAAACATCGGTTAGGCTTCCTGCTCCAGAAGTCTGATTCCTGCGAACATAATTCTTCCCACAGCAAGAAGGACAAAGTGGTTATTTGCCAGAG AGTGAGCCAAGAGGAAGTCAAGAAATGGGCCGAATCACTGGAAAACCTGATTACCCATGAAT GTGAACTTGGACTCCTGTACCAGGGAGGAGACATGCAGGAACATGCTGGAGCCCACAATAACCTGCTTCGATGA